The DNA segment aaatgaccgacagaatcatcccagaggagagcagatagctgaaagcagatgggagatacagagctaaccccattagctacatgctaccgctatgagacggtgtgtaaacacagcgaccatcagggtggaaaatagaagatgtgaaacagtagtcagttcattatttctgctaaaagataaatgtatggaagatcagagtaatggtatattatttacagtagtagctgtctctgtgttaccatgactacagaccaccggagcttagcttaccatagtttaccagagctgaagactttctcctgtaccatgttaacataactaactaacaggtgagatgattacaaatgctgtgaataattaatattgtcatctgtcaactcaaataaagtttgactgtgaaacagaaatgtgttgtgttgcttacaagtcactatttactacctgtactctgctacatgcatgacatcaaatatatataatatataaatatcatctgtttaaacagtgtaattacataaagcctttgtgaatgaacatgttatatttagatgatgggagtacatgaagcctgttctgctggttcttgcagactttgctcaagttaggttgaggaggagagacagtgacgcgctgtggggcggggtcagctactgaaggttctctctggttcgaccaggaaacccttacatggcttgcatttctctaatgacgtcagaagagaaggaaaaaaagcgaattttttttctgcacccatttccggacaaacggaggaggagaaaaagagagaggatggtcttttatgatactatggtggcctgtagacacactggggacagatattgatgtttaaaagacatggaaaagtgcattttgcataataggtgacctttaagtatcGTCATAATATTGTatcatggggcctctggtgattcccacccctatttGGGACTAGCAccacgtaattaattcagttttgtcttgcattgcaagttttcgcaacgaatagaataataaaacacattggactcagtgtgcaaggttatgatttttatcggatgacggattaaaaaaacacatacgaCAAATACGGACTTGGAGTGCAAAGACCTTTAATCTCTGCTTGTGGCTGTTTTTCATTAGGTTTTCCAACAGTTTGAGAGACCATCcaaaatatcaacatttcaaACATGCATGCTTGTTTGTACCCACAAGCCTTTAAAGGTATACTCTGTAGCATCGTCGATTGTTATTTGTTGGCCCGTGCTTGTTGGCTCaacgagtgagagagagggagagagagcagcggtaGTCGAGCAaactatagagtgaatgaagagaagGGGCGGCGTTAacgagaacaaagcagtgaatcagaagAATAGAACGTTaatttctgattgtttcaaagCGGTTAGgctctaaagcacaaataaacacacccaCAGCTCCGCACAACCCTGCGGGAAGGTGCCGCGTGTCCGAACTTTGAAAGAATACAgcattgttttttaggaaaatgtTGCATAATGCCTTTAACTCGTGAAAAGGTGGTTTAACAACTTTAACAATTTATTGACAGTTAACTGAATGGAGCGTCCATACGACATGTTGTAGTTTTATAGGTTTAAGTCCAGGCTAGGACCTTACTCTAGTTATTCATCATATAAAGGGAAAAATGCCCTCAAAATCAGTGTATTTGGAACTAACAATTGCACCATTCAAACTCCTTTACTGTCTTCCAATCTTTTCAGTCTATCTAACACTATGTCTACCTTTCCATCAGCGTGTCTGTATTTCTGTGCCAAAAGGCTATTGTCTAGCCTTTTCAATTTTTAATGCAATCACAGATAACCGGAGGCACATCACACTTTCAATTGGACTGAAGGCGCAGcaggaaaaaaatgcaatatgacctcgctgtgtgtgtgcgtgacctCAAACTGTGGTATCACATTGCTGGCTGGACACCCATGAGTGTTCATATAAGGCTATTAATAAatgatgcattttttttgcatcGCTTATTATGCTCGAACGTGCAGCCTTGGCAAGCGTGTGACcataaagtaaatataaaacacctTTTAAATCTTAATACAGAGTAATATAGCCAAGCTTTCCATTTCCAGTCTAGACTGCAAGAACACTTTTCAGATGTGTTTAGAGACACTTTTCTCTACAAGTTTGTCCCCACCAATGTTTGTCCCAGTGTCTCAATTTCTGGACATCTCTTCACTGGAAATATAAAACGGCTGCTATCAGCAGAGAAGACATTTCTGCCTTCATCTAGATCATAAAAAAAGGAATGGGAAAGGAAATTCTACAAGAGGACTGATAAAATAAGACACAACGTCCCCCTCAGCATAATCACTTAGTGTGCTATTTGAGTGAAATATGGTAAAAGGTTTTCTACATCTTCCTGCAGGCCAACAAATGGAGATGTCTGCCAATAAGTTAATGTGGCCATTCTGTTGAAatatgagaggagaggagcgacGAATGTGAGTGATTCACCAGTATATCTGACATAGCATTCCCATTAAAAGAAGAATTAATATATGGCTGACATTAATGTTATAATGTCTTCTGCCTGCAGGGGTGAAAGGTCTGGTTACGGTCGCTGGATATCTGATAAAGAGAAGGTAAGACAGGCTAACACAGCTGACATGatgcaacaataataatattattaataataatattgcagATGTgcatatttctctttttttttttaaagataggCTAGGAGACACGCTGTATGATAAGGTGATTATCTCCTTTCTCTGGCCTAATCAGTTCTCTTTCAATCTGCTGCCTCCTTTCTGTCTGTCCTTGTCTAACCTCACTCTACCTGAGTCATCTGTGTTACTCAGCCTCCTGATGAGGCAGTGGAGAAAGCTAATGTAGTAAGATGATACCAGTGTCCTTTACCTGCCTGCAGTGGTCTACACCTGGCTGGCACACAGTGTACAGTAGAGGACAATTTAATAAACCATCACTTAAAGGTACATAAATGATGTGATGCTTTTCAAAAGATAATTTTTAAGGCAATGTACTCATTCCTGCCAGTTTACTGTAAACACCCTGTTGATATTTTGGACGGTTTTTCCACTCATCTGTTAGGCAGCAATGGTCTGGCAAATTAGTGTTCCTCGCGACGATATAGGAGCTAGTGGAAATAAAAGTGAATTACATCTGACCCTGACTCACTAACACACAGTATCTGATTTCAAGGACGTTGATGGGCTTTTTGGCATCATAAAGCAGGGTTTTTCCTCTCTTAAAATGAGGCGGAGATCCATTTGTATTCGTATTTGCTCCTAAAGTGTACTATAGTAGCATATCACATGACATGGTTAAGCTATATGTTTGAGACTGAGAATATGAAAACAAGCAgaaaggactcagccttggtacatggggcgcccgctctaccaggtgagcggtgagtgtttttatttaaataaactgCTAACATAACATCAAATTTATGTGTGTTCACATTGGTTGAATATTAGAAGAGCAATATCAAACAATGTAAACACCCATAAATGATATCTGACAGAGGTGGCCGCCTCGTAATTCATTATGCAGGATAAAACCTGAGAAGGCAGCTCGTGGCTTTAGGTGCTAATTTGTGGACCTATTTTAATCCTCGTGCTGTATATTCCATAACAAACTGTATCGCATGGAAGAATACCCACTTAGTATACAGTTTAATAGCTTTAACTCTACTTTTAGTTGGgttaaagtgataaaaaaaagacttgcacACGTTTTATGTGTCGAAATAGACACTCGGTTAAAATGGCAGCTTAACTATGACTGCACAGACTGCTCTATTGTGTTTGCGGTCCGTGTTTGTGATGTTGTGGATGCTATTAAAATCAGCGTGAGTGCAGAACTTAATCTAATAGCATCCACAGCATCACAGACACAAACCCACAGACGCAAAGCTCTCAAGTGTGATGCCGAACGAAGGTCATGACTGCATTTCAAGCCACAGCTGAGAGGCATATGGCACTTTTTGTTATCGATTTAATGATTGAAATCCAAAGTGACACTTTCAGAAGCGAGTTTGGTCACAAAACTCAAGGGGTAATCAGCGCAGGATGAGTCATTCGTGGGTTGAATTTGTACTTTgggccatccatccatcaacccAGCCTTACTGTCCTAATCTCCAAAATCAACTTTCTGGCTCTTGTATCAAAACTGCTTTCCACTGGCCAATTCAATTAGAAATATGTCATAAAGTTCAAAACAAGGCTTTGTGCCAGCACTGACATTAGCTAATCAGCTAATCCTGTTTtacatattcttcatatttatgatttatttgatTGGTTTATGGTCAATGCATGGTAACCAACAGCAGGTTTGATGATGAGCAGaagcttaaaggggaactacgcccgtTTTCAAAATTcctacatgttattcctatgtactgtatatatctacGCTCTGTCCAAAGCCAGCAGATtcagataacaaaaaaaaacagtaaccTATAGACATGTTTCACTTCCACTTCAGTTCGCGGTcggaaaatgttaaaaatatagcgtacacttaatcggatttaggtgagcctttctttcagGTTCACAACACTGTATATTGACTGAACTCTCCTAGGCCATGAAAATAACATAgtggaattcttaatttgggtggtgttccccttaAAGTGGTTTACAACCAGGACATCTGAAAAGGTCGCTGGTGTATAATTACAGCTTCTGAGGCTGACCATTATCTTCTCATTAGGGCCTCGGTCCAAATTGCTTCCTGAAGGTAATGGTGATAGCGAACTGGTCAAATTCATCAAAGGACATTTACAATTCCGTGGTTTACTGTATGTCAAGCCTGCTGATTGTATCATGTCCCTTGCTAATAATAAGATTGCTCTCTTTATTTTCTTCTCTAAAACGTTTCTAGTGatattgttttcttaaaaaatacagaatatttaTCAGTTTTTCTTATTTCTCTATTGACTTTCACAATAACAATAAGACTGGAAACCCCATTGAAATGGCACCTTCTCAGTATGTGACAGTAGTAATTGTAAAACGGTTAGATTTTTATTTAAACTCAATGAACTGAAAATATATGCATTTTGAAATAACACATCAgtacaaaacatttttaaaaagtcagaagATCGGAGTACTTTTACACTACGCTGACGTGATATCTATATTTAAACATCTAGTGTCTATACCTGGCATCGAGATAAGCAGCTGAGTCAGTGAAAGGCACCGCTACAGTGTTTCCTGTCGACAACTTGGCATCAGAACAGCCCATAGTCTATTGTATTATTTATGAATAGCTGCATGTCCAAAAAATGCCTTAAGTGTGCGGAGACACAGTTACACAGATACATATCAGATTGCATAACATATACAGTTAATTGTATCTGCTCTGGGTGACATTTTGACCTGTATTTGATAagattgttgtgtttgtgtggcaggtcttcttcatggagtccaccatgtttctacagttgaCCAGAATGGACAAGCCGCTCCAGTgagagccttttgcatttttacgttacctgaaggccaccgtagttctccgtcacgcttgtgaaactgcgctaacgtgagccgcagagcgCAAAAACCGTGGTACaaccagccgctgtctgacttcagttgctcataaagtagtgttattacgataaggacggcctctgagcgaggcgaacggcgttactacTGTTTTGCACGCggtggctcatgttaccgcagtcttggaaagggacgAGTgtgcggaggggtactcagttggttgcaatctgcaaccacactactaaatgccaccaaatcctacacaccgcACCTTTAATATTGATTATGCTTTCATCACTCTCCAAGTGATGGCGggccatttttgtgtcaaattattgatttcttaagtaagtagccgtgtaataagcaggataatgtacagctggcgggtcattgttgtgaaataaaccccttcaacCCTAACCCTCGCCCTGTTTGGGTTTatgtcacaacaatgaccggctcgctgtacattatcccttataaATAACACACATATTTTCCAGATATGTTGTTTCGCTGGCGGTGGAGTTTGACCTTAACAGATGAAGAAATGGTGGTGACCCCTGTATATCAAAACACCAGGACCTTCTCACTCACTCAGAATCTAGTGTCCTTATAGGGTGGATTAGCCTTAATGAAAGTAATGAGGTCATCTGTAAACCTGGTCACCTTTACATTCCTAAACTTTACTTGTGTATTTTTAAAAGCATGTATGTGAGTTATGTGCTGTCGTCTTACCACCAGGGGCAGTGTGCAGATGATGAAGATGCTGGTCATGAAGACCAGCAGGATGAGATGCTCCACCTCCTCCGCCATGGACATCGCCCTGCGCTCGCTGTTGGACCTCGCCTTCACCACCGAGCCGCCGTTCCTCCTCCGACGCTGGTACATCCTGAACAGCTGGTACACCACGAACCCGTTGCACGCCACAATggccagcaccagcaccagcatgAGAGAGGCGTACAGGTTGGCGTAGACCCGGTCCACCGCTTTGCTAGGGTTCATGTCAATGAAGCACCACGTTCCGGGGCAGTATTGTACATATGTACCGAATCCCGCGAAGGGGAGGAGACAGAATAGCGTACATAACAAAAACACCACCGGGATTGCGATGTAGGCACATTTCCTGGTGACGTGGCGGCTGTACAGGTAGGGGTACCCGATGGCGAAGCACCTCTCTAGCGCCATAGAAAAGAGAAGCGACATGGTGGCCAGGCTGAAGAAGGTCATGCTGACGCCAAAGTACGAACACACGCTGCCAGAATCCCCGGGCGACCTCCCCTCCGAGGTAGTGTTGCGCGAGTGCGACATCCCCACCAAGGTAGTATTGCTCGAGTACGACAGCTGCACCAGCGGGCTGATCAGGCAGGTCCCCGCCAGGTCTGTGACCACCAGCACCGTGATGAGGACGTGGAACAACGAGCGGCGCCACGCGTCCCCTGACCTTGTGTCTCTGCGCCGCCGGATTTCCAGTATCACCAGGGCAGCCACGTTGCCAAAGATGCCCAAGGCGAACATGATGGCACTGATCACCGGGCTGACAGGGTCGTCGATATGGAGCTTGAAGTGGCATAGGTGAGTCTCTGAATCCTTGGTTGGAGACATGATTTAATTCGAAAATATGTCCTGCTTCAAAAAAAAAGGGTCAAAAACGTGTCCTTAAAAAGTTGTCAGCAGCCATCCTGGTGAAAcagaaagatagaaagaaagaagaactGAGCTGTAACAATCAGTCGACTCATCAATTGGTCAACAGAAGAtgaatcggcaactattttgataatctattaattgtACATATAATTTAGTTTTAGCCCAGATTAGCAATATTTTAGAAGAGAAACATAAAGTTTAAACATGTCACTACTAGTCACTTAGAGTTTACTGATCATGTGATAATAATTTTCAGATATGTTAAGACGTTCTTTAAGAGATAGATCAggtattttgaagtggggttgtacgaggtactgatccatagtcagtgtattacctacagtagatggagtttggagaaacagacaggcaAAATAATggact comes from the Sebastes fasciatus isolate fSebFas1 chromosome 24, fSebFas1.pri, whole genome shotgun sequence genome and includes:
- the ptger2a gene encoding prostaglandin E receptor 2a (subtype EP2), which gives rise to MSPTKDSETHLCHFKLHIDDPVSPVISAIMFALGIFGNVAALVILEIRRRRDTRSGDAWRRSLFHVLITVLVVTDLAGTCLISPLVQLSYSSNTTLVGMSHSRNTTSEGRSPGDSGSVCSYFGVSMTFFSLATMSLLFSMALERCFAIGYPYLYSRHVTRKCAYIAIPVVFLLCTLFCLLPFAGFGTYVQYCPGTWCFIDMNPSKAVDRVYANLYASLMLVLVLAIVACNGFVVYQLFRMYQRRRRNGGSVVKARSNSERRAMSMAEEVEHLILLVFMTSIFIICTLPLVIRVYINSIQPSDNESHRLDLIALRFISVNSIIDPWVFILLSPSVLHFFWGWFCRAPLAISRGSIFKSSMAKENSPANIELSRPTLEYTEHFHTVET